Sequence from the Cellulomonas fimi ATCC 484 genome:
CGCGGCGCGCGCCTAGGGTGGGACTGCACCGCACCGTCCCGTCGACCGGAGGACCCCGTGAGCAGCACGTCCGGACCTGAGCACCCGCGCAAGACCTTCTTCGAGCGGTTCACCGAGCCGTTCGCGGACGTCGCCCGGGAGAAGATCGGCCAGGCCGAGGACCGGGTCCGCGAGGCGATCCAGGCGGAGATCGACGCCGTCAGCGCGAGCGTCCGCGCCCGGGCGGTGCAGGTCCGCCCGTCCGCCATCGGCTTCGGCGCCGCGGCGCTGCTCACGTTCTTCGCCCTCGCGCTGTTCTTCACGGCCGCGGTCGTCGGGCTCGCGCACGTCGTCGAGCTGTGGCTCGCGGCCCTCCTCGTCGGCGCGACGCTGCTCCTGGTCGCCGCCGGCCTGGCGTACTGGGCACGGCACCGCCTCCCCGAGGGATCGGCGATGTCGGTCACCAAGGCACGCCAGGTCGTGCACCCGGCCGAGGAGCAGGTGCACCCCTGGGCGGACTGACGCCCGCACACCCGTCGGCCCGCTCGGATGCGGGCCGCGACCTGCACCGTCACACTGAGAGTCCGTGGACGGCGCCGCCGGCCGGAGGCCTCGTGCCGATCCGGGGGCGAGTGCCGGACCGACGAGTGGACGAGAGGGTGTGACCATGACCGCGCAGCCAGGACCGACCGGCGAGCCCCGCAGCATCGGCCAGCTCGTGAGCGACCTGAGCGAGCAGACCTCGCGCCTCGTGCGCGCGGAGCTGGACCTCGCCAAGGCCGAGATCACGGCGAAGGCGCAGAAGCTCGGCATCGGCGCGGGGCTGCTCGCGGCCGCGGGCGTGCTCGCGCTCTACGTGCTCGCGACGGCGATCACGACGGCCATCCTCGGCCTGTCGACGGTGCTCGCGCCGTGGCTCGCCGCGCTGATCGTGACGCTCGTCCTGCTGCTCGTCACGGCGGTGCTGGCCTTCGTCGGCATCCGGCTGGTCAAGCGGGGCTCGCCCCCGACGCCGGAGCGCGCGATCGAGAACGTGCAGGAGGACCTCGAGGCCGTGAAGGCGGGGTGGAACGCGTGAGCGACGCGACCAGCAGGAAGACGGACAGCGCGAAGACGGACAGCTCGAAGACGGACAGCTCGAAGACGGACAAGGCCGCGGAGCCCGGGCTGACGACGCCCGCGATGGTCGACGCCGAGAGCGAGGTCGTCCGGACCCGTGCGCAGCTCGCGGCGACGGTCGACGAGCTCGCGGACCGCCTCGACCCGCGCAACCAGGCGAAGGAGGCGGTCGACGGCGCGAAGCGGCTGCTGCACGACGCGACCGCGAAGGACGCGGAGCCGCACCGGCGCACGCGCGCGCGTGCCGTGCTCGGCGGGGCCGTGGCCGTCGTGGCCCTGCTCGCCGCCGCGGGCATCCGGGGCCGCCGCGGCTGACGACCGGCACGCACCGGCCCCGGTACCGCGTCCTTGCGGTACCGGGGCCGGTCTCACGTTCGGGGTGGCGCCGCGCGACGGTGCCGCGGGCGCACGGTCGACGTGCGGGGACGAGCGATCCGGAGGGCTGCCCGTGGACGGGGCCCGACGGTGCTGCACCCGCGCCGGTCGGGCACGGGTGCGTGCCGCCCGAGGGCGGCGGGTCGACCGGGTGGTCGGGTCAGTCGTCGGTGGGGCTCTGCTGCTGCGGCACGCCGTTGAGCAGCTCCCGCACCTCGGACTCGCGGTAGCGGCGGTGGCCGCCGAGCGTCCGGATCGAGGAGAGCTTGCCGGCCTTCGCCCAGCGGGTGACCGTCTTCGGGTCGACCCGGAAGAGCGTCGCGACCTCCGACGGCGTGAGCAGGGCCTCGGACTCGGCGGGGTGTGCGGTCATCTGCTGCCTCCCTGGGCGAGCGTGCGGGCGGCCGACGGGCCTGTCGGCGGCCGCCCCCTTCGGGTGCGGGTGGTGCGGTGCGCCGGGGCGCCGTGCGTGCTGGCGATGCAGGGTCGCTCCCCTAGCATGAACGAAGGGGGCAGATGACGCATTCCGGGACACGATGTGGTCACGGATGCGGCCATGACTCTCATCCCACTCTCATCATGCATCGTTACACGAACCGTACCGTCAGCCTAAACCTGGCGAATCGGTCATACGACCCCTGTGCGACACGTGATGTGCGTCGCCTCGTCGCGAGTGGTCGGAATAGAGCACGACCATGTACCGTTGCCCCACGAAGAGACGATTCAGCACCCCGGGGCCGCACGTGTGAGCACGGTGCCGCCCCGCATCCACGTTAGAGGGGGTCGATGCCATGGGGCGCGGCCGTCAGAAGGCTAAGCAGACCAAGGTGGCCCGGGAGCTGAAGTACTTCAGCCCTGAGACCAACTACCGAGCCCTCGAGCGGGAGCTCGGCTCGCTGAGCCACAACGATCTCGGATCCGACCGCCGCGGGAGCTCCGTGGACACGGGTGAGTGGTCCGGTGACGACGACGACTACCGTCGTTGGACGGACGACGACCGCTGACGTCTCCGGGTCCGTCGAGCCCGACCGGACCGTCGACCACCTCGACTCCCTCGAGGTGACGACACCGGCGCGCCCTCGGCGACCCGCACGGCACCGCCCCGGCGGACGCGACGCACCGAGCACCGCGCGTCGGTAGCGACCCGCTGGGCGGCAGCACACCGACCGACACCGGCCCGGTGGCGTCCTCGACGCCACCGGGCCGGTCGTGTCCGGTCCCGGGTCAGGCCCGGTAGGTGCCGGTGAGGCGGACCGCTCCGCCGTCGACGCCCTTGGTGCCCGCGACGAGATCGGGCGTGCCCGGCACGTCGTGCGCGGGGTCGGCGTCGCGCACGGCGCCGAGCTCCCAGGCCGGCAGTCCCAGCTCGCCGGCGTGCGCGAGCACCCCGTCCACCGCGTCGGCGGCGACGATCGCGACCATCCCGACGCCGAGGTTGAGCGTGCCCTCCAGGTCGTGCCACGGCACGCCGCCGAGGCGCTGCACGAGGGAGAACACGGGCGGCAGCTGCCAGCCGCCGCGGTCGACGTCCGCGACGAGCCCCTGCGGCAGGACGCGCGCCACGTTCGCGGCGAGACCGCCGCCCGTCACGTGGCTGAACGCGTGCACGCCCGCGACGCCGGCGCGCTCGACGAGGGCCAGGCAGTCGCTCGCGTACACGCGGGTCGGCTCGAGCAGCTCCTCGCCGAGGGTCC
This genomic interval carries:
- a CDS encoding phage holin family protein; its protein translation is MSSTSGPEHPRKTFFERFTEPFADVAREKIGQAEDRVREAIQAEIDAVSASVRARAVQVRPSAIGFGAAALLTFFALALFFTAAVVGLAHVVELWLAALLVGATLLLVAAGLAYWARHRLPEGSAMSVTKARQVVHPAEEQVHPWAD
- a CDS encoding phage holin family protein: MTAQPGPTGEPRSIGQLVSDLSEQTSRLVRAELDLAKAEITAKAQKLGIGAGLLAAAGVLALYVLATAITTAILGLSTVLAPWLAALIVTLVLLLVTAVLAFVGIRLVKRGSPPTPERAIENVQEDLEAVKAGWNA
- a CDS encoding DUF3618 domain-containing protein — its product is MSDATSRKTDSAKTDSSKTDSSKTDKAAEPGLTTPAMVDAESEVVRTRAQLAATVDELADRLDPRNQAKEAVDGAKRLLHDATAKDAEPHRRTRARAVLGGAVAVVALLAAAGIRGRRG
- a CDS encoding BldC family transcriptional regulator, with translation MTAHPAESEALLTPSEVATLFRVDPKTVTRWAKAGKLSSIRTLGGHRRYRESEVRELLNGVPQQQSPTDD
- a CDS encoding DUF3073 domain-containing protein — encoded protein: MGRGRQKAKQTKVARELKYFSPETNYRALERELGSLSHNDLGSDRRGSSVDTGEWSGDDDDYRRWTDDDR